The sequence GAAAGCAAGTGTTAGACTATTTTATACAAAATTATTTGCCGACGAAAAAGGTCTTTGTCTTTGCTCTAAAAAACACGACTCTTTTTAGCTCACATGCAAATCCTACACTTGAGTGTATCGCTGCTTCAAGATTTGGGGCAAATAAACTAGTCATCGGGCAAAACCACTCAGGAATTGGAATGTTTTTTGATCACAATGAAGCTCATACGATTCTTGATATTTATAAAAACGACCTAAATTTAGAGGTAATCGTGCTGCCAGAGCTAGTTTATTGCAACAAATGCAAGACGCTAGTTAGTACCAAAAGTTGCCCGCACGGACAACACCATCAGATCAAATATCATCCAGATGTTATCAAGGAGCTGCTATTTAACGGCATTATGCCACCAGCCATTCTTGTGAGGCCAGAAATTTCTGCACTAGTTTTAAGCAAACTCTTTACAAATCGCTTCAAAGACGTGCAAAAGCTTTGTGATGATCTTTTTGTAAATTCAGGACTGCTTGAAAACAAAACTGACCGTGACTTTTACGAAGAGCTTATGAAGCTTTATCAAACATCATCGATGACTTAAGGAAATTTATGCAAAAACTATTTTTAACTTTTTTTGGATTTGGACTTTTACCAAAAGCACCTGGCACTTGGGGTTCTATCGCTGGTGCTGTAGTAGCTTATTTTGTGCTTTATTTTTTATCATCAACCACGCTTTTTCTAGCTAGTATTTTGCTATTTTTGGTAAGCATTAGCGTTATTGATGATTTTGAAAAAAAGGTAAATTCTCACGATGAAAGTTTTATCGTTATAGACGAAGTTGCTGGAGTTTGGCTTGCTATTGCCATTAGTGGAGCTACGATCTCTCAACTCATACTCTCACTTGTGCTTTTTAGAGTGCTTGATATCAAAAAGCCTTCGATAATAGGCAGGATCGACCGCAATGTAAAAGGTGGCCTTGGCGTAATGGGCGATGATATGGTAGCTGGCTTTTTTGCTGGAATAATTAGCGCAATAATATACGGAGCTGCTATAAAATTTGGTATAACTTTGCCGTAAAAATATAGATTTTTGGCAAAGTTATATAGGCTTAAATATCTTTTATATAAATTTTAAGCAAGTCCTAGCTCATTTAAAACAGAACTTAGATTAACCGAGCTACTACTCTTACTATTAAGATTTTTTTGCTTCTCTAGCAAAGCTTGATTAGCAAGTGCTACATTTAGCTCTTTGCGATAATCACTTAAAATTTTATCCATTATTTTAAGCAACTCATTTTTTTGATCCTGTGTTTTTGCGGGATCATCTATGCCTAGAAGTTCTGTTAGCTCCTTTTTCTTTTGGGCTATTTTCTCTTCTATCTTGTTAGAATTTAGCTCACTTATAAAACCAACTGCACCGATTTCAGTAAGCCTTTTTTTAAACTGTTCAATCTTATCTGAAATTTTTGCATCGCTTGCGATTTTATCCATAGCAAGGTTTAAAATTTCATCAAAACTATTTTTTTTATCTTTAGTTTTGCTTGAGCCTGATTGCAATAAATAATCGAT comes from Campylobacter concisus and encodes:
- a CDS encoding phosphatidylglycerophosphatase A family protein, encoding MQKLFLTFFGFGLLPKAPGTWGSIAGAVVAYFVLYFLSSTTLFLASILLFLVSISVIDDFEKKVNSHDESFIVIDEVAGVWLAIAISGATISQLILSLVLFRVLDIKKPSIIGRIDRNVKGGLGVMGDDMVAGFFAGIISAIIYGAAIKFGITLP
- a CDS encoding response regulator; this encodes MKVQNNDIIDYLLQSGSSKTKDKKNSFDEILNLAMDKIASDAKISDKIEQFKKRLTEIGAVGFISELNSNKIEEKIAQKKKELTELLGIDDPAKTQDQKNELLKIMDKILSDYRKELNVALANQALLEKQKNLNSKSSSSVNLSSVLNELGLA